Proteins from a genomic interval of Vanacampus margaritifer isolate UIUO_Vmar chromosome 4, RoL_Vmar_1.0, whole genome shotgun sequence:
- the LOC144050807 gene encoding fibulin-7-like isoform X2: protein MFVSVTTLITLLGFCSLHLTFGQDCSSRLEMQGSLKQIQKLLSAHEASYLQSLRNLKKKINLLQSSPGKHSTRTINSTCPKLDVPNNGRKLGKSHSVGHEVHFLCDPGYELVGSESRICQESLSWSGQQSTCRVNECASIPCLNGGTCFDELNQFSCICPKGWAGETCQSPVPTFFATITNTSAATSPASAAAAAAAATLAADTAGSFVRPSRCSTVQGTTHCTCEPGYTISGRDSTTCADIDECELFHNGQAGRLCLHTCVNTAGGYRCTCPAGYNVTRDGRSCKDVDECASRQNNCTREQTCINTYGGFQCVRVDCPKNPHATYVKTSPMRCERNPCPVDNKQCSQAPNSFSYHYLAVVSNLSAPRVMFRVSALRPIGDTLRFSLLGGRHARRHFTVQRSDRLTGQLMLSSPVQGPATLEAEVEMSELEKRVQLGRYITKVTMFVSPYEF, encoded by the exons GACTGTTCAAGCAGACTGGAAATGCAAGGATCCCTGAAACAGATCCAGAAACTTCTCTCAGCTCACGAAGCCTCTTACTTGCAGAGCCTGCGcaacctgaagaaaaaaatcaacttaCTGCAGAGTAGCCCAGGAAAGCACTCCACGAGAACCATAAACA GTACGTGCCCAAAACTGGATGTGCCAAACAATGGGAGGAAACTGGGCAAATCACACAGCGTGGGCCATGAGGTTCATTTTTTGTGCGACCCTGGCTATGAACTTGTGGGAAGTGAGAGCAGAATTTGTCAGGAAAGTCTGAGCTGGAGCGGCCAACAGTCGACATGCAGAG TCAACGAATGTGCATCCATCCCATGCCTGAATGGTGGAACGTGTTTTGATGAACTTAACCAGTTTTCCTGCATCTGTCCCAAAGGCTGGGCTGGAGAAACTTGCCAAAGCCCTGTGCCAACAT TCTTTGCCACCATTACAAACACCTCCGCCGCCACATCGCCAGcctctgccgccgccgccgccgccgccgccacactGGCAGCCGACACAGCTGGGTCCTTTGTGCGTCCATCACGCTGCAGCACCGTGCAGGGGACCACCCACTGCACTTGCGAGCCAGGATATACCATCTCCGGCAGAGATAGCACCACTTGCGCTG ATATAGATGAATGTGAGCTGTTTCATAATGGCCAGGCGGGGAGGCTCTGTTTGCACACATGCGTTAACACCGCTGGAGGTTATCGCTGCACCTGTCCTGCGGGATATAATGTGACCCGCGATGGCCGCAGCTGTAAAG ACGTTGACGAGTGTGCCAGCAGACAAAACAATTGCACCAGGGAGCAGACCTGCATCAACACATATGGAGGTTTTCAGTGCGTTCGTGTGGACTGTCCGAAAAACCCTCATGCCACTTACGTCAAAACATCACCAAT GCGCTGCGAGCGTAATCCCTGCCCTGTGGataacaagcagtgttctcagGCTCCAAATTCCTTCTCCTACCATTACCTGGCAGTCGTATCCAACCTGTCAGCTCCCCGTGTCATGTTCCGGGTTTCAGCCTTGCGTCCGATAGGTGACACGCTTCGCTTCTCTCTGCTGGGCGGAAGGCATGCTCGGCGCCACTTCACCGTCCAGCGTTCGGATCGTCTGACAGGTCAGCTGATGCTGAGCAGCCCGGTGCAGGGCCCTGCCACTCTGGAGGCGGAGGTGGAGATGAGCGAACTGGAGAAACGAGTCCAGCTCGGTCGCTACATAACAAAAGTCACTATGTTTGTTTCTCCATATGAGTTCTAA
- the LOC144050807 gene encoding fibulin-7-like isoform X3, with protein sequence MQGSLKQIQKLLSAHEASYLQSLRNLKKKINLLQSSPGKHSTRTINSTCPKLDVPNNGRKLGKSHSVGHEVHFLCDPGYELVGSESRICQESLSWSGQQSTCREVNECASIPCLNGGTCFDELNQFSCICPKGWAGETCQSPVPTFFATITNTSAATSPASAAAAAAAATLAADTAGSFVRPSRCSTVQGTTHCTCEPGYTISGRDSTTCADIDECELFHNGQAGRLCLHTCVNTAGGYRCTCPAGYNVTRDGRSCKDVDECASRQNNCTREQTCINTYGGFQCVRVDCPKNPHATYVKTSPMRCERNPCPVDNKQCSQAPNSFSYHYLAVVSNLSAPRVMFRVSALRPIGDTLRFSLLGGRHARRHFTVQRSDRLTGQLMLSSPVQGPATLEAEVEMSELEKRVQLGRYITKVTMFVSPYEF encoded by the exons ATGCAAGGATCCCTGAAACAGATCCAGAAACTTCTCTCAGCTCACGAAGCCTCTTACTTGCAGAGCCTGCGcaacctgaagaaaaaaatcaacttaCTGCAGAGTAGCCCAGGAAAGCACTCCACGAGAACCATAAACA GTACGTGCCCAAAACTGGATGTGCCAAACAATGGGAGGAAACTGGGCAAATCACACAGCGTGGGCCATGAGGTTCATTTTTTGTGCGACCCTGGCTATGAACTTGTGGGAAGTGAGAGCAGAATTTGTCAGGAAAGTCTGAGCTGGAGCGGCCAACAGTCGACATGCAGAG AAGTCAACGAATGTGCATCCATCCCATGCCTGAATGGTGGAACGTGTTTTGATGAACTTAACCAGTTTTCCTGCATCTGTCCCAAAGGCTGGGCTGGAGAAACTTGCCAAAGCCCTGTGCCAACAT TCTTTGCCACCATTACAAACACCTCCGCCGCCACATCGCCAGcctctgccgccgccgccgccgccgccgccacactGGCAGCCGACACAGCTGGGTCCTTTGTGCGTCCATCACGCTGCAGCACCGTGCAGGGGACCACCCACTGCACTTGCGAGCCAGGATATACCATCTCCGGCAGAGATAGCACCACTTGCGCTG ATATAGATGAATGTGAGCTGTTTCATAATGGCCAGGCGGGGAGGCTCTGTTTGCACACATGCGTTAACACCGCTGGAGGTTATCGCTGCACCTGTCCTGCGGGATATAATGTGACCCGCGATGGCCGCAGCTGTAAAG ACGTTGACGAGTGTGCCAGCAGACAAAACAATTGCACCAGGGAGCAGACCTGCATCAACACATATGGAGGTTTTCAGTGCGTTCGTGTGGACTGTCCGAAAAACCCTCATGCCACTTACGTCAAAACATCACCAAT GCGCTGCGAGCGTAATCCCTGCCCTGTGGataacaagcagtgttctcagGCTCCAAATTCCTTCTCCTACCATTACCTGGCAGTCGTATCCAACCTGTCAGCTCCCCGTGTCATGTTCCGGGTTTCAGCCTTGCGTCCGATAGGTGACACGCTTCGCTTCTCTCTGCTGGGCGGAAGGCATGCTCGGCGCCACTTCACCGTCCAGCGTTCGGATCGTCTGACAGGTCAGCTGATGCTGAGCAGCCCGGTGCAGGGCCCTGCCACTCTGGAGGCGGAGGTGGAGATGAGCGAACTGGAGAAACGAGTCCAGCTCGGTCGCTACATAACAAAAGTCACTATGTTTGTTTCTCCATATGAGTTCTAA
- the LOC144050807 gene encoding fibulin-7-like isoform X1 — MFVSVTTLITLLGFCSLHLTFGQDCSSRLEMQGSLKQIQKLLSAHEASYLQSLRNLKKKINLLQSSPGKHSTRTINSTCPKLDVPNNGRKLGKSHSVGHEVHFLCDPGYELVGSESRICQESLSWSGQQSTCREVNECASIPCLNGGTCFDELNQFSCICPKGWAGETCQSPVPTFFATITNTSAATSPASAAAAAAAATLAADTAGSFVRPSRCSTVQGTTHCTCEPGYTISGRDSTTCADIDECELFHNGQAGRLCLHTCVNTAGGYRCTCPAGYNVTRDGRSCKDVDECASRQNNCTREQTCINTYGGFQCVRVDCPKNPHATYVKTSPMRCERNPCPVDNKQCSQAPNSFSYHYLAVVSNLSAPRVMFRVSALRPIGDTLRFSLLGGRHARRHFTVQRSDRLTGQLMLSSPVQGPATLEAEVEMSELEKRVQLGRYITKVTMFVSPYEF; from the exons GACTGTTCAAGCAGACTGGAAATGCAAGGATCCCTGAAACAGATCCAGAAACTTCTCTCAGCTCACGAAGCCTCTTACTTGCAGAGCCTGCGcaacctgaagaaaaaaatcaacttaCTGCAGAGTAGCCCAGGAAAGCACTCCACGAGAACCATAAACA GTACGTGCCCAAAACTGGATGTGCCAAACAATGGGAGGAAACTGGGCAAATCACACAGCGTGGGCCATGAGGTTCATTTTTTGTGCGACCCTGGCTATGAACTTGTGGGAAGTGAGAGCAGAATTTGTCAGGAAAGTCTGAGCTGGAGCGGCCAACAGTCGACATGCAGAG AAGTCAACGAATGTGCATCCATCCCATGCCTGAATGGTGGAACGTGTTTTGATGAACTTAACCAGTTTTCCTGCATCTGTCCCAAAGGCTGGGCTGGAGAAACTTGCCAAAGCCCTGTGCCAACAT TCTTTGCCACCATTACAAACACCTCCGCCGCCACATCGCCAGcctctgccgccgccgccgccgccgccgccacactGGCAGCCGACACAGCTGGGTCCTTTGTGCGTCCATCACGCTGCAGCACCGTGCAGGGGACCACCCACTGCACTTGCGAGCCAGGATATACCATCTCCGGCAGAGATAGCACCACTTGCGCTG ATATAGATGAATGTGAGCTGTTTCATAATGGCCAGGCGGGGAGGCTCTGTTTGCACACATGCGTTAACACCGCTGGAGGTTATCGCTGCACCTGTCCTGCGGGATATAATGTGACCCGCGATGGCCGCAGCTGTAAAG ACGTTGACGAGTGTGCCAGCAGACAAAACAATTGCACCAGGGAGCAGACCTGCATCAACACATATGGAGGTTTTCAGTGCGTTCGTGTGGACTGTCCGAAAAACCCTCATGCCACTTACGTCAAAACATCACCAAT GCGCTGCGAGCGTAATCCCTGCCCTGTGGataacaagcagtgttctcagGCTCCAAATTCCTTCTCCTACCATTACCTGGCAGTCGTATCCAACCTGTCAGCTCCCCGTGTCATGTTCCGGGTTTCAGCCTTGCGTCCGATAGGTGACACGCTTCGCTTCTCTCTGCTGGGCGGAAGGCATGCTCGGCGCCACTTCACCGTCCAGCGTTCGGATCGTCTGACAGGTCAGCTGATGCTGAGCAGCCCGGTGCAGGGCCCTGCCACTCTGGAGGCGGAGGTGGAGATGAGCGAACTGGAGAAACGAGTCCAGCTCGGTCGCTACATAACAAAAGTCACTATGTTTGTTTCTCCATATGAGTTCTAA